Proteins co-encoded in one Arachis hypogaea cultivar Tifrunner chromosome 13, arahy.Tifrunner.gnm2.J5K5, whole genome shotgun sequence genomic window:
- the LOC112738438 gene encoding BTB/POZ domain-containing protein At1g30440 isoform X2 → MLSNVKGKHGSAQLGFPVTLLLKWVKCPSIFISGVLERLIAEASESKEESVIHLPDIPGGAKTFELVAKFCYGVKLELTASNVVYLWCAAGNLEMTEEYGEGNLVSQAETFFNQVVLRNWKDSLRALQTCDDVLPFAEELHIVKRCIESLAAKASTDPNLFGWPVLEHGGPMQSPGGSVLWNGISTGARPKNSSSDWWYEDVTSLSLPIYKRLITVMESRGIRREIIAGSLASYAQKYLPGLNRRKVSGETSSHLAPLALGSPPSEEDQKILLEEIDRLLPVQKGLVQTKFLFGLLRTAMILKVSPSCISNLEKRIGMQLDQANLEDLLMPSFSYSMETLYNVDCVQRILDHFLATDQVTGATSPCSVDDGQLIGSPSLAPITMVAKLIDGYLAEVAPDVNLKLQKFQAIAAAVPDYARPLDDGLYRAIDIYLKSHPWLVESEREQLCRLMDCQKLSLEACTHAAQNERLPIRIIVQVLFFEQLQLRTSIAGCFLVSDNLDGSRQLRSDLVGSNEGGWASAVKENQVLKVGMDNMRMRVSELEMECSNMRQEIEKLARTKGSSAWGAVSKKLGFKMKSQMCSAQEGSVSNNKNNNHSGNIKVEKLKDRHSKHKRSSSISDKASVSSIVPSK, encoded by the exons ATGCTTTCCAACGTCAAGGGCAAGCATG GTTCTGCACAACTGGGCTTCCCAGTGACATTGTTGTTGAAGTGGGTGAAATGTCCTTCCATCTTCATAAG TGGGGTTTTGGAGAGACTGATTGCAGAAGCTTCTGAGTCTAAGGAAGAATCTGTCATACACCTACCTGACATTCCTGGTGGGGCCAAGACATTTGAACTTGTCGCAAAATTCTGCTATGGTGTGAAACTTGAACTTACAGCTTCAAATGTTGTGTACCTGTGGTGCGCTGCCGGGAATCTTGAAATGACTGAGGAATATGGTGAAGGTAATCTTGTTTCACAAGCTGAAACCTTTTTCAATCAAGTGGTCCTCCGAAATTGGAAAGACTCTCTCAGAGCACTTCAAACCTGTGATGATGTTCTGCCATTTGCTGAAGAGCTCCACATTGTGAAAAGGTGCATTGAATCACTTGCTGCAAAGGCATCTACTGACCCAAATTTATTTGGGTGGCCCGTGCTGGAGCATGGTGGACCCATGCAAAGCCCTGGTGGAAGTGTTTTGTGGAATGGGATAAGTACTGGGGCGAGGCCAAagaattcaagttcagattggtGGTATGAGGATGTAACAAGTTTGAGTTTACCAATTTATAAGAGGTTGATAACTGTCATGGAATCTCGAGGAATTAGGCGGGAGATCATTGCTGGTTCTCTTGCTTCCTATGCTCAAAAGTATCTGCCTGGGTTGAACCGACGTAAGGTTTCTGGCGAGACCAGCAGCCATCTGGCACCATTGGCTTTGGGATCTCCTCCGTCTGAAGAAGACCAGAAGATTCTGCTGGAAGAGATTGATCGGCTACTCCCAGTGCAAAAGGGCCTGGTCCAAACAAAATTCCTTTTTGGTCTACTTCGAACAGCTATGATTCTAAAAGTGAGCCCCAGTTGCATATCAAATTTGGAGAAGCGGATTGGTATGCAGCTTGATCAAGCTAATCTGGAGGATCTCTTGATGCCTAGTTTCTCATATTCAATGGAGACACTTTACAATGTTGATTGTGTGCAAAGAATTCTTGATCATTTCCTTGCCACGGATCAGGTTACCGGTGCCACTTCTCCATGTTCAGTTGATGATGGCCAATTGATTGGATCACCTTCATTGGCTCCAATCACCATGGTAGCAAAGCTGATTGATGGTTACCTGGCAGAGGTTGCACCAGATGTTAACTTAAAACTTCAAAAGTTTCAAGCAATTGCTGCTGCTGTTCCAGATTATGCCAGACCTTTGGATGATGGTTTATATCGTGCTATTGACATTTATTTGAAG TCTCACCCATGGTTGGTGGAGTCTGAGAGAGAGCAACTGTGTCGGCTGATGGACTGCCAGAAGCTCTCATTAGAAGCCTGCACTCACGCCGCACAGAATGAGAGGCTACCAATCAGAATAATAGTTCAAGTCCTATTTTTCGAGCAGCTCCAGCTTCGAACTTCCATCGCGGGTTGCTTCCTAGTTTCTGATAATCTCGACGGATCGAGACAACTAAGAAGTGATTTGGTTGGATCTAACGAGGGTGGCTGGGCATCAGCCGTGAAGGAAAACCAGGTATTAAAAGTTGGAATGGATAACATGCGGATGAGGGTATCTGAGCTTGAGATGGAGTGCTCAAACATGAGGCAGGAAATCGAGAAATTGGCTCGCACAAAGGGATCAAGCGCTTGGGGTGCAGTGTCTAAGAAGCTTGGGTTTAAGATGAAGTCTCAAATGTGCAGTGCTCAAGAAGGATCAGTTAGTAACAATAAGAATAATAATCACAGTGGAAATATTAAGGTTGAGAAGTTGAAGGATAGACATTCAAAGCACAAGAGAAGTTCTTCTATTAGTGACAAAGCATCGGTCTCTTCAATTGTTCCTTCTAAGTGA
- the LOC112738438 gene encoding BTB/POZ domain-containing protein At1g30440 isoform X1: MACVKLGSKPDAFQRQGQAWFCTTGLPSDIVVEVGEMSFHLHKFPLLSKSGVLERLIAEASESKEESVIHLPDIPGGAKTFELVAKFCYGVKLELTASNVVYLWCAAGNLEMTEEYGEGNLVSQAETFFNQVVLRNWKDSLRALQTCDDVLPFAEELHIVKRCIESLAAKASTDPNLFGWPVLEHGGPMQSPGGSVLWNGISTGARPKNSSSDWWYEDVTSLSLPIYKRLITVMESRGIRREIIAGSLASYAQKYLPGLNRRKVSGETSSHLAPLALGSPPSEEDQKILLEEIDRLLPVQKGLVQTKFLFGLLRTAMILKVSPSCISNLEKRIGMQLDQANLEDLLMPSFSYSMETLYNVDCVQRILDHFLATDQVTGATSPCSVDDGQLIGSPSLAPITMVAKLIDGYLAEVAPDVNLKLQKFQAIAAAVPDYARPLDDGLYRAIDIYLKSHPWLVESEREQLCRLMDCQKLSLEACTHAAQNERLPIRIIVQVLFFEQLQLRTSIAGCFLVSDNLDGSRQLRSDLVGSNEGGWASAVKENQVLKVGMDNMRMRVSELEMECSNMRQEIEKLARTKGSSAWGAVSKKLGFKMKSQMCSAQEGSVSNNKNNNHSGNIKVEKLKDRHSKHKRSSSISDKASVSSIVPSK, translated from the exons ATGGCTTGTGTGAAATTGGGTTCCAAACCTGATGCTTTCCAACGTCAAGGGCAAGCATG GTTCTGCACAACTGGGCTTCCCAGTGACATTGTTGTTGAAGTGGGTGAAATGTCCTTCCATCTTCATAAG TTCCCTTTGCTCTCTAAAAGTGGGGTTTTGGAGAGACTGATTGCAGAAGCTTCTGAGTCTAAGGAAGAATCTGTCATACACCTACCTGACATTCCTGGTGGGGCCAAGACATTTGAACTTGTCGCAAAATTCTGCTATGGTGTGAAACTTGAACTTACAGCTTCAAATGTTGTGTACCTGTGGTGCGCTGCCGGGAATCTTGAAATGACTGAGGAATATGGTGAAGGTAATCTTGTTTCACAAGCTGAAACCTTTTTCAATCAAGTGGTCCTCCGAAATTGGAAAGACTCTCTCAGAGCACTTCAAACCTGTGATGATGTTCTGCCATTTGCTGAAGAGCTCCACATTGTGAAAAGGTGCATTGAATCACTTGCTGCAAAGGCATCTACTGACCCAAATTTATTTGGGTGGCCCGTGCTGGAGCATGGTGGACCCATGCAAAGCCCTGGTGGAAGTGTTTTGTGGAATGGGATAAGTACTGGGGCGAGGCCAAagaattcaagttcagattggtGGTATGAGGATGTAACAAGTTTGAGTTTACCAATTTATAAGAGGTTGATAACTGTCATGGAATCTCGAGGAATTAGGCGGGAGATCATTGCTGGTTCTCTTGCTTCCTATGCTCAAAAGTATCTGCCTGGGTTGAACCGACGTAAGGTTTCTGGCGAGACCAGCAGCCATCTGGCACCATTGGCTTTGGGATCTCCTCCGTCTGAAGAAGACCAGAAGATTCTGCTGGAAGAGATTGATCGGCTACTCCCAGTGCAAAAGGGCCTGGTCCAAACAAAATTCCTTTTTGGTCTACTTCGAACAGCTATGATTCTAAAAGTGAGCCCCAGTTGCATATCAAATTTGGAGAAGCGGATTGGTATGCAGCTTGATCAAGCTAATCTGGAGGATCTCTTGATGCCTAGTTTCTCATATTCAATGGAGACACTTTACAATGTTGATTGTGTGCAAAGAATTCTTGATCATTTCCTTGCCACGGATCAGGTTACCGGTGCCACTTCTCCATGTTCAGTTGATGATGGCCAATTGATTGGATCACCTTCATTGGCTCCAATCACCATGGTAGCAAAGCTGATTGATGGTTACCTGGCAGAGGTTGCACCAGATGTTAACTTAAAACTTCAAAAGTTTCAAGCAATTGCTGCTGCTGTTCCAGATTATGCCAGACCTTTGGATGATGGTTTATATCGTGCTATTGACATTTATTTGAAG TCTCACCCATGGTTGGTGGAGTCTGAGAGAGAGCAACTGTGTCGGCTGATGGACTGCCAGAAGCTCTCATTAGAAGCCTGCACTCACGCCGCACAGAATGAGAGGCTACCAATCAGAATAATAGTTCAAGTCCTATTTTTCGAGCAGCTCCAGCTTCGAACTTCCATCGCGGGTTGCTTCCTAGTTTCTGATAATCTCGACGGATCGAGACAACTAAGAAGTGATTTGGTTGGATCTAACGAGGGTGGCTGGGCATCAGCCGTGAAGGAAAACCAGGTATTAAAAGTTGGAATGGATAACATGCGGATGAGGGTATCTGAGCTTGAGATGGAGTGCTCAAACATGAGGCAGGAAATCGAGAAATTGGCTCGCACAAAGGGATCAAGCGCTTGGGGTGCAGTGTCTAAGAAGCTTGGGTTTAAGATGAAGTCTCAAATGTGCAGTGCTCAAGAAGGATCAGTTAGTAACAATAAGAATAATAATCACAGTGGAAATATTAAGGTTGAGAAGTTGAAGGATAGACATTCAAAGCACAAGAGAAGTTCTTCTATTAGTGACAAAGCATCGGTCTCTTCAATTGTTCCTTCTAAGTGA